The genomic DNA CTCTAACACCCACAAGTCCCGTCCTTGAGGATCAAAATCACATGGTTCTTTTTAGGCAGCGGATCTATTTTCTGCCCTCCCATGACCTGGGCCTTCAACTGAATAGCAGAAGTGATGTCATAATTACCTTTCTTTCACAGAAACATCAATGGAAAGAAGCTTTTAGTGAATATGTCAGGGATCTGAAGCCAAGGGAGCCCACTCAGGCCAGCCCCCTGAGAAGTACATGTGGCGACCCACTGTGTTAAAATAATTCATCCCAATTAGGTAACACCCTTGTACTTAAATTTTATTGTGCTCCTGAGAGCCTGACTCTCACCAGTGACCACAGGCCATTTTCCATCCTGCTGTCcgtcctgccctctccccacctccccctcctccgcCCTCACCCAGCCTCCATGCATCCCCATCTCCAGCCCTGCCGCACAGCAGGCCTCCACTTAGGGCTGGAAGTCTTCTGGGCGGATTTTCATCTCGACCCGTCTGAGGGAGTAGCTAGACCCGTGCCAGCCGTACCACGTGATGCCGTCCAGGTGCTTGTTGTGCTCACCGAGGCGGTAGTACACTCCGTTGAGGTTAGAGTCTGTGCAGCAGTTGTACCAGTAGCCACCTGGCACGAGAAACAGATCGGGGCTGTTGGGTCGGTAGGCCGGGTGCATCCTCCCCTCGGAAAGAGCTGACACTAGACCTCGGGATCTGTGACGCTGCTCTTGGAACAGTGGCTAAGCAGTTAGAGCCGGTATCCAAGAAAAAAGTACCAAAGCCAGAATACCAGCTGTGCGGCTCAAAATccatcctctttttaaaatatttttctaagatttttaaaaatattttattcatttattcatagagacagagagagagagagagaagcagagacacaggccttaaaaggagaagcaggctccatgcagagagcctgatgtgggacttgatccagggtctccaggatcacaccccgggctgcaggcggcgctaaacagctgcaccaccagggctgccctctaagattttatttattcatgagagacacaggcagagggagaagaagaagcaggctccttgtggggagcccgatggggactcgatcccaggatcctggggtcatgccctggtcccaaggcagatgctccactgctgagcctcctgggcaTCCCTCAAAATCCATTCTTCTCAGATGGGACTGCCCCCCGGCCCCCAGATCTCACCTTTGCGGAGTTGTGCGCACTTGTCTAAGCAGTTGTCGTTGTCCTTGTCCTTGGTGCTGAAGGCCGTGTTGTTGTGGTAGAGCAGGGCGTCGTTGCCCACGTTGCCACTGTAGTTCCCCAGGAAGAGGCGGTAGCTGTTGAGTTCGTTGCCCAGGACGAAGCGGCTGTACTCCGCATAGCGCACGCTGCCCTCCCAGTCCTGtcggggggagaggggcagagcctTAGGGGCCCTGCAGCGGCCTTCGTTTCCCCCcatcctgccactccccctccgCTCACAGCCGCACGCACATCCGGGTCTCCCAGGGACCTAGCGGGGCTTTACTGCAGGTTGGCCGTGTTGGTGGTTAGGTGAGCACACTACGCTGGGCGTCAGAAACCAGGGTCCTAGATCACACCTCCCTCCTGAGTCCCCCGCTGGCCTGGACTAGCCTCTTCCCATAGCCCTCCCTGCGCCTATCTGGAAGGTGTCGGTGTGTGTTTTGCTAGATCCCACAGGGAGAAGTCAGAGAGTGACATGAGAGGGGTGTGCGCGTGGGGCTGCGTGTGCCCCAGGCCAGGGAGGACCGCTGGGTTTCAGCACCCCTGACTGGATTCCCCTGCTCTGGCCCGGGTCCAGCCTCTCATGTATCTGCAGCCTTGCttggggggacagggtggggtggggtgcggggaACGGACAGAAAAAACCTTGTCCCTCGACGTACTACAGTCTGCAGGAAAGCCGTCATAAATACACAGGACTATTGTGAACAAAGAGCCAGAAGGGCACCCCCAGAGTTGAGCACAGTTGTGGCAGCCTGCTCCAGTCCTAGGGGCCTAGGCCTCATGCTCACCTCCATCTCCACACGTAGCCGGGTCGGCCGTCTGGACAGCCGGTGGATGTGTTCGTTCCCCAGCCAGAAGTCCCCACGGATGCTGCCAAAGCCCTGCTTGTACTGCTTCCAGTCCCGGTAGAAGGAGACAAGGCTGCTCTTCCGTCTCTGAATGATGGTCCAGCCGCCACCTGCCGTCTCCATATCACAGAACACCTGCGGCAGAGAGGTTGCTCTGGTCAGGGGCCCACAGAGGCGGGCAGAGGAGCGTGGGGGCGGGCCGCACCACCTTCCTCCCATTTCTGCAGAGCCAGTGGATGTGTGCACTTCCAGTCACGCTGGCTCCCAGTGGCGACTGGTCTGCCGTGTTGGCGAGTGGGAGCAGAGTGACGGTTTGCTGAGGAGGAATTTGGAAAGTCGGGGCTGGGGGCAAGTGCACATATAGTTGATGTGTGCTCTCGACAtgttctcccttttctccttccccaaagAATAACTGCTCTAGGTGTGGCAAGAGAAGTCAACTAGTTGGGTGGAGATTATAGAATTGTCTAATCTATGTTAGAAGATTTGGTGTTTGGTTGATAATAATTTGAAGGGCCAAAACAGATGTGTGgggttcctccctcccccccccccacaaaatgGAGTGTGTGGATAGCTCTCTGGTATTTGGTATGTTAGATTCTCTGTCTTGAGTTTCCCTTTGCTTAGACTATGACTAGTCCTTGGCCCAGCtctgggagggggtggaggacaGATGGGAGCGCACGGGCAGTGGGCTCTGCTGACCTCACCTCCAGctcggggctgcccagaaagtcATCGGGAGGAAGCTTGTACACTCCAGAGATGCGGTAGTTCTTCTGGTAGAGGGACGAGCAGTCATAGATGGCATCTGCAATAGGAGCAAACCGCACGGGGTGAGCATCCAAACCCAGGGGCTCCACGGTGGTGGGCATTTGTGCTATGTCTCAATTGGAAGTTTACAACTGAGATTTCATTTCTACCATGAAACTCCCATGAGTGTTCATTACAGTGTCTAGAGTTTGGAGCGGCGTGGGCATTGGGAGACTAAAAAAGGAGTATATTTTGGCTTCACTGGTagtggggcagaggggtggggaagcCCTCCATCTGGGTAGCATCAGTGGACAATCAAACAGGTGGTTTCAGGTTAACTCTGAAATAGATTATCCTGCTGAGGTTCTAGGCCATGAATTCTGGAAACACTCCGATGTGTGAGGGCTGCATAACAGATGCTCTGTTTAACAAATACAGCTTCTGGGACAGCCAGTCTCTCTTACCACATAAGTCATGAGTATCTCATAGGGTCTGGTTCGGTTGTTCtcctggttggttggtttgtgtGATGATGGTTTTTCAGAGGTAACGGCTGTTTTTACCTATGAGAATGGCTATTTTTATCTAGACTGCCTACTAGGACCCTAATAAAGGGAGCTAGATTTCACATCTGATTTTCCCCTCCCTCATCTTAACACTGCGCAATTCTCAAATGGAGATGCAAACACTCTGAGGAATGCTTGGAGGCCTTCCCTGGCAGCATTATTAAAACAAGTAAACGAGAGCATTGGACGGGCTGGTTTTCACTCGGGTTGATTTAAATGCCTCCTTGGCTGCCTGGGGGGCTACTGCTTTATGCCAGATTttgtccccattttgcaaatCTCCAAGAGCACAGTGGAAGAAACCACCTTAACTGATAGGGTGGATTCAAAGAGCAGGAACTTTTGCTAGCCAGGAGATGCTTCCCACCCTCTGTGCCTGGGATTCTTTTCTTGGTGGCTCCTGCCCTGAGCCTTCAAGAAGAACATGCTGATGGCGGCACGTCCACCAGGAGCCTTCCCAGGTGGAGCACGTTTCAGGAGGGGGCGGAGAGACTTCACTTTCTGTTAGGATGAAAGCATCAATCAGCTTACTGCTTTCTCTGCTGGGCTACCTGCTTTACACAGTATGAAGGTGCCCCAGCAGCTGGtaatagagaagaaaattgagGGATGATTTTCTGGGCAGGACGGGGAGCAGGCACAGCAGGGGAACTGCCTTTGGCCCCCCAAGAAACTTCCTGCTGGGAGGGCAGGAAATCCCCactggaggagcaggaggcagtgcaggcacaggcacaggcacaggcacaggcaggtCCCCGGCTGGCCCGCTCTCCCGCGGGGCTGGTTTCATTTCCCCGGACCAGATCAGGACACACTTGTCTGGAAAATGTTTCAGAGGTAACTACAAAGGATACCTTTCTAGCCCCACACTGAGGGGCAGGAAGTCATGCTTAGAAAGCAATTTATACTTGGTGGTTTATTAGTAATGGGATGTCGAAGcctaatttctttcctttgagcAGAGAGTAACCAGTGACTTACTCTGTGTCCTGACTTGATCTATGATGTGACCAAAAGTTTTTATATCAGCAATAAGTGACATAGCTACGGGATATTCTTCTTGTGAGCAATAATTTCTTGATGATTGTGGAAACCAAGATCTCTTCTCTCTGAACAGTAAATTCACCTGGGCCAGTCTAAGGCCATCTAGCTAGAAACAAActtgttttagaaaagaaaacatgaagtgTATCTTATTTTGGGGCTCCTGAAAATCCAGATCTCagctttgtgttttcttattttctgtggtGGGAGAATTTTATTTGAGATcatgggaaaaaatagaaatctcagAAGCAAAGAACCTCAAGGAGCCTGTCCTCTCCTAAACACAAAGTAATTCTTCATCTGGCCCTGGGCAGCATCTACACCTAATTCTGAGCCAGTGGGAAGAGTCAGGTTTGCAGACAGGACACACAAATCCATTAGTGCCTGTTCCACTAAATCTTAGGGACACGAGAGAAATGTTTTTGGCAGAACTTGGCTTCAGGAGCAACAGATGTTACAGTTCTGGTGTTCATGCCTGCGTCCTTGGGTCTGAGGATACAGCCTGTCAGCTCTGGCTAAGGAAGCAGGTCAATGAGGGAAACCTAAACCCTGTTTCTAAGACCTGCAGTGTGACTCCAGACGATCTAGGTCATCTCTCTGCGCCCCGGGATGGCATATAAACCTTTCATCTGCTGAAATATGGTGTGAGTAAAAGAGATGGTGCAGACACTgggtaaatttaaagaaataaacagagcATTAGAGCTGGTGACACGTACCCAGGAAAGTATACCCCAAGGAACCCCCTGTCATGGATCTGATGGCCAAGGTATCTAGAAACCATGCTGCAGGCAGAGACGCTCAGTGGTTTGGGCAGGAAGATGATGGGTAGCGTGAGGACATGTTCTCCTTACCTGCCGAGGTCTGGGTGACAGTCTGGGCTGCCTGCAGCTGCATGATGTCGATCTGGTTGTTCATTTCTGAGTACTTGCTCTCCGCATCTGTGAGCCGGGACTCCATGCGCTTGGTGCTGCTCTCCAGCTCCATCACCTGCATGACCACGCTGACCCAgtccctctcctgcttcttgCTCAGTTCACTCAGCAGACTGGTTAGATTGGCGATCTGGGCCTTGAGCTCCTTGGCCTCCTCACAGCAGGTGGCCACtttgagctgcccaggtgtcttGCGCTTCAGGGGCTTCTGTGGCCACGCCGGGTGGCTGACAAACACCATGATGAAAATGCAGAGCCAGGTCACAGCCGAGAGAGTGTTTTTCAGCATCTTTCTTGGGCCTGGGTGAGGAACGATCTTCCTTTGGGGGATCTGGGTATGCCCAGCTGGGGTCTGCAAAGCCGGAGCAAATTACAGCTGTGCACTTTCTCTCTGGATGGGCTCACTACTCTGTTGCTTTCTCTTCCCTGTCTCTTTCTTAGCCTTGCTCAAAGCTTGAGTTTAAAAGTACAGGTTAATCGGACTCCCTATACCCTTCCTCCTCAAGCCTGAGCGCTCTACAGACTCAGCATCTTAAATATTGTCTGCTGCCTGCACCTCCACCCCCACTGTGGCCCATGCATGGCGCTCTAGCCCCTCCCAGCTCATCTGGGAGGGTCAGGTGCCTGCTGGGTGAAGTCAGCGTAAACTtaggccagaggggaggagggagacaggggcgagtctttctttccttgcctGCTTAGTCTCGGGGCTGAGACAAGAGGACTGTGAATTTGTGTGTTTCCAATTTCGCCTATTAGATTATGCCCCTGCCAGCCACTGGCTCAGCTCTATCAGCGAGCAGGGCAGGGTCAGAAGAATTTCCAAATTCCATTCTCAAGGTTACATAACCATGGGGTGAGGGTAAGGTAGGCAGAGAGC from Canis lupus dingo isolate Sandy chromosome 2, ASM325472v2, whole genome shotgun sequence includes the following:
- the ANGPTL7 gene encoding angiopoietin-related protein 7, which codes for MLKNTLSAVTWLCIFIMVFVSHPAWPQKPLKRKTPGQLKVATCCEEAKELKAQIANLTSLLSELSKKQERDWVSVVMQVMELESSTKRMESRLTDAESKYSEMNNQIDIMQLQAAQTVTQTSADAIYDCSSLYQKNYRISGVYKLPPDDFLGSPELEVFCDMETAGGGWTIIQRRKSSLVSFYRDWKQYKQGFGSIRGDFWLGNEHIHRLSRRPTRLRVEMEDWEGSVRYAEYSRFVLGNELNSYRLFLGNYSGNVGNDALLYHNNTAFSTKDKDNDNCLDKCAQLRKGGYWYNCCTDSNLNGVYYRLGEHNKHLDGITWYGWHGSSYSLRRVEMKIRPEDFQP